The Anoplolepis gracilipes chromosome 14, ASM4749672v1, whole genome shotgun sequence genome includes a window with the following:
- the LOC140672896 gene encoding traB domain-containing protein isoform X2, with product MASNSVSKTDQHSSGDQKERNIVSSVEDKHLINEKGDYGTSAKSIAHDITKELLARESEHNIVQNSEPATQSSYTLSTIMSTKDSYDDDGKMRSAESSDSEILLIDEGIWPCIYNAESIGFNIDSDIQNKKHNASNAMNDLLKKQYDTTIDESLPETVTLLTTPDGGKLYLVGTAHFSVESQNDVSKVIQAVQPHIVVVELCTARIGILQLDEEVMFRYAKDIDYKTITDTIKKEGLYNGLLHILLLRMAAHVAKQLGMPPGGEFRRAFEEAKKVPNCIVHLADRPINITMQRAIRSLSWWQTIKLGWHLAIMKDPITREDVELCKQRSMLDEIIASMKEEFPVLGEVFIKERDIYLTNSLQLACLPHRVANNTFEPARVVGIVGLGHTSGIIENWGKVKPSDIPPIMRVPPPSLTGKILKLTLKTTILGTVIYIGYKIVAGPGATTFHTIKSSVEGLLKSLSDLLLGFFC from the exons ATGGCATCAAATTCTGTATCTAAAACTGATCAGCATTCCAGTGGCGATCAAAAGGAGAGGAATATTGTATCATCTGTGGaagataaacatttaattaatgaaaagggCGATTATGGTACCTCGGCTAAATCGATCGCACATGATATTACAAAGGAATTGCTCGCCAGAGAATCTGAGCACAATATTGTACAGAATTCTGAACCAGCAACGCAGTCTTCATACACATTGTCGACAATAATGAGCACAAAGGATAGTTATGACGATGACGGCAAGATGAGAAGCGCGGAATCTTCAGATAgtgaaattcttttaattgatGAAG GAATATGGCCATGTATTTATAATGCAGAGAGTATTGGGTTTAATATAGATTCCGATATCCAGAATAAAAAGCATAATGCCAGCAATGCAATGAACGacctattaaaaaaacaatatgatACTACTATTGATGAAAGCTTGCCGGAAACTGTAACATTATTGACGACACCGGACGGAGGAAAATTATACTTAGTAGGGACGGCACATTTCAGCGTTGAGAGTCAAAATGACGTGTCAAAG GTTATACAAGCTGTACAGCCTCACATAGTTGTGGTCGAATTATGCACAGCTAGAATAGGTATACTACAACTTGACGAAGAAGTTATGTTTCGTTATGCCAAGGACATTGATTACA AGACTATCACGGATACTATTAAGAAAGAAGGGCTTTATAATGGTTTATTACATATCTTATTGCTAAGAATGGCGGCCCATGTTGCCAAGCAACTTGGTATGCCACCCGGTGGCGAATTCCGAAGAGCATTTGAGGAA GCAAAGAAGGTGCCGAATTGTATCGTTCATCTGGCCGATCGaccaattaatattacaatgcaACGTGCGATACGATCTTTATCGTGGTGGCAGACTATAAAACTAGGATGGCATCTGGCAATAATGAAGGATCCTATTACTCGGGAAGACGTCGAGCTCTGTAAACAACGATCAATGTTGGACGAAATAATCGCCAGTATGAAGGAAGAATTCCCGGTGCTGGGAGAGGTGTTTATCAAAGAGAGGGATATTTACTTGACGAATTCTCTGCAATTAGCCTGCTTGCCCCATCGCGTTGCTAACAATACTTTCGAGCCGGCGAGAGTTGTAGGAATCGTCGGCTTAGGACATACATCCGGTATTATTGAGAATTGGGGTAAAGTAAAACCCTCCGATATACCGCCTATCATGAG AGTACCACCACCATCGTTGACGGGTAAAATCCTAAAACTGACTCTCAAGACGACCATACTCGGTACTGTAATATACATAGGCTACAAGATCGTAGCAGGACCTGGTGCTACCACCTTCCATACAATCAAGTCATCGGTCGAGGGACTTTTAAAG AGTCTGTCGGACTTGCTTTTGGGCTTTTTTTGTTGA
- the LOC140672896 gene encoding traB domain-containing protein isoform X3, which yields MASNSVSKTDQHSSGDQKERNIVSSVEDKHLINEKGDYGTSAKSIAHDITKELLARESEHNIVQNSEPATQSSYTLSTIMSTKDSYDDDGKMRSAESSDSEILLIDEDSDIQNKKHNASNAMNDLLKKQYDTTIDESLPETVTLLTTPDGGKLYLVGTAHFSVESQNDVSKVIQAVQPHIVVVELCTARIGILQLDEEVMFRYAKDIDYKTITDTIKKEGLYNGLLHILLLRMAAHVAKQLGMPPGGEFRRAFEEAKKVPNCIVHLADRPINITMQRAIRSLSWWQTIKLGWHLAIMKDPITREDVELCKQRSMLDEIIASMKEEFPVLGEVFIKERDIYLTNSLQLACLPHRVANNTFEPARVVGIVGLGHTSGIIENWGKVKPSDIPPIMRVPPPSLTGKILKLTLKTTILGTVIYIGYKIVAGPGATTFHTIKSSVEGLLKSLSDLLLGFFC from the exons ATGGCATCAAATTCTGTATCTAAAACTGATCAGCATTCCAGTGGCGATCAAAAGGAGAGGAATATTGTATCATCTGTGGaagataaacatttaattaatgaaaagggCGATTATGGTACCTCGGCTAAATCGATCGCACATGATATTACAAAGGAATTGCTCGCCAGAGAATCTGAGCACAATATTGTACAGAATTCTGAACCAGCAACGCAGTCTTCATACACATTGTCGACAATAATGAGCACAAAGGATAGTTATGACGATGACGGCAAGATGAGAAGCGCGGAATCTTCAGATAgtgaaattcttttaattgatGAAG ATTCCGATATCCAGAATAAAAAGCATAATGCCAGCAATGCAATGAACGacctattaaaaaaacaatatgatACTACTATTGATGAAAGCTTGCCGGAAACTGTAACATTATTGACGACACCGGACGGAGGAAAATTATACTTAGTAGGGACGGCACATTTCAGCGTTGAGAGTCAAAATGACGTGTCAAAG GTTATACAAGCTGTACAGCCTCACATAGTTGTGGTCGAATTATGCACAGCTAGAATAGGTATACTACAACTTGACGAAGAAGTTATGTTTCGTTATGCCAAGGACATTGATTACA AGACTATCACGGATACTATTAAGAAAGAAGGGCTTTATAATGGTTTATTACATATCTTATTGCTAAGAATGGCGGCCCATGTTGCCAAGCAACTTGGTATGCCACCCGGTGGCGAATTCCGAAGAGCATTTGAGGAA GCAAAGAAGGTGCCGAATTGTATCGTTCATCTGGCCGATCGaccaattaatattacaatgcaACGTGCGATACGATCTTTATCGTGGTGGCAGACTATAAAACTAGGATGGCATCTGGCAATAATGAAGGATCCTATTACTCGGGAAGACGTCGAGCTCTGTAAACAACGATCAATGTTGGACGAAATAATCGCCAGTATGAAGGAAGAATTCCCGGTGCTGGGAGAGGTGTTTATCAAAGAGAGGGATATTTACTTGACGAATTCTCTGCAATTAGCCTGCTTGCCCCATCGCGTTGCTAACAATACTTTCGAGCCGGCGAGAGTTGTAGGAATCGTCGGCTTAGGACATACATCCGGTATTATTGAGAATTGGGGTAAAGTAAAACCCTCCGATATACCGCCTATCATGAG AGTACCACCACCATCGTTGACGGGTAAAATCCTAAAACTGACTCTCAAGACGACCATACTCGGTACTGTAATATACATAGGCTACAAGATCGTAGCAGGACCTGGTGCTACCACCTTCCATACAATCAAGTCATCGGTCGAGGGACTTTTAAAG AGTCTGTCGGACTTGCTTTTGGGCTTTTTTTGTTGA
- the LOC140672896 gene encoding traB domain-containing protein isoform X1 encodes MASNSVSKTDQHSSGDQKERNIVSSVEDKHLINEKGDYGTSAKSIAHDITKELLARESEHNIVQNSEPATQSSYTLSTIMSTKDSYDDDGKMRSAESSDSEILLIDEGIKGIWPCIYNAESIGFNIDSDIQNKKHNASNAMNDLLKKQYDTTIDESLPETVTLLTTPDGGKLYLVGTAHFSVESQNDVSKVIQAVQPHIVVVELCTARIGILQLDEEVMFRYAKDIDYKTITDTIKKEGLYNGLLHILLLRMAAHVAKQLGMPPGGEFRRAFEEAKKVPNCIVHLADRPINITMQRAIRSLSWWQTIKLGWHLAIMKDPITREDVELCKQRSMLDEIIASMKEEFPVLGEVFIKERDIYLTNSLQLACLPHRVANNTFEPARVVGIVGLGHTSGIIENWGKVKPSDIPPIMRVPPPSLTGKILKLTLKTTILGTVIYIGYKIVAGPGATTFHTIKSSVEGLLKSLSDLLLGFFC; translated from the exons ATGGCATCAAATTCTGTATCTAAAACTGATCAGCATTCCAGTGGCGATCAAAAGGAGAGGAATATTGTATCATCTGTGGaagataaacatttaattaatgaaaagggCGATTATGGTACCTCGGCTAAATCGATCGCACATGATATTACAAAGGAATTGCTCGCCAGAGAATCTGAGCACAATATTGTACAGAATTCTGAACCAGCAACGCAGTCTTCATACACATTGTCGACAATAATGAGCACAAAGGATAGTTATGACGATGACGGCAAGATGAGAAGCGCGGAATCTTCAGATAgtgaaattcttttaattgatGAAGGTATCAAAG GAATATGGCCATGTATTTATAATGCAGAGAGTATTGGGTTTAATATAGATTCCGATATCCAGAATAAAAAGCATAATGCCAGCAATGCAATGAACGacctattaaaaaaacaatatgatACTACTATTGATGAAAGCTTGCCGGAAACTGTAACATTATTGACGACACCGGACGGAGGAAAATTATACTTAGTAGGGACGGCACATTTCAGCGTTGAGAGTCAAAATGACGTGTCAAAG GTTATACAAGCTGTACAGCCTCACATAGTTGTGGTCGAATTATGCACAGCTAGAATAGGTATACTACAACTTGACGAAGAAGTTATGTTTCGTTATGCCAAGGACATTGATTACA AGACTATCACGGATACTATTAAGAAAGAAGGGCTTTATAATGGTTTATTACATATCTTATTGCTAAGAATGGCGGCCCATGTTGCCAAGCAACTTGGTATGCCACCCGGTGGCGAATTCCGAAGAGCATTTGAGGAA GCAAAGAAGGTGCCGAATTGTATCGTTCATCTGGCCGATCGaccaattaatattacaatgcaACGTGCGATACGATCTTTATCGTGGTGGCAGACTATAAAACTAGGATGGCATCTGGCAATAATGAAGGATCCTATTACTCGGGAAGACGTCGAGCTCTGTAAACAACGATCAATGTTGGACGAAATAATCGCCAGTATGAAGGAAGAATTCCCGGTGCTGGGAGAGGTGTTTATCAAAGAGAGGGATATTTACTTGACGAATTCTCTGCAATTAGCCTGCTTGCCCCATCGCGTTGCTAACAATACTTTCGAGCCGGCGAGAGTTGTAGGAATCGTCGGCTTAGGACATACATCCGGTATTATTGAGAATTGGGGTAAAGTAAAACCCTCCGATATACCGCCTATCATGAG AGTACCACCACCATCGTTGACGGGTAAAATCCTAAAACTGACTCTCAAGACGACCATACTCGGTACTGTAATATACATAGGCTACAAGATCGTAGCAGGACCTGGTGCTACCACCTTCCATACAATCAAGTCATCGGTCGAGGGACTTTTAAAG AGTCTGTCGGACTTGCTTTTGGGCTTTTTTTGTTGA
- the LOC140672899 gene encoding histone-lysine N-methyltransferase SETMAR gives MEATASIDEYEHNVPDIMYVTNNISGPDIDVADFEAEYVVGCSCENECDNCSCTRGSANYVNGRIVDEKLTGPVFECNPHCKCGPNCGNRLVQNGPLNCLIVKEVANKGFGFFTTRLIKKGQFICEYAGEVIGLQEARRRIEVNKRHNMMNYVLVVKEHFGERVIVTCIDPKRFGNIGRYANHSCDPTSILVPVRVEGIVPRLSLFASRDIENGEEVTFDYAGGAMVNSVHFLSDTPCHCGSNNCFRYLPHNQI, from the coding sequence ATGGAGGCAACTGCTTCCATCGACGAGTACGAACATAACGTACCGGATATCATGtatgtaacaaataatatatcggGGCCCGACATCGACGTAGCAGACTTTGAAGCTGAATATGTCGTGGGTTGTTCCTGCGAGAACGAATGTGATAACTGTTCGTGCACTCGCGGTTCCGCCAATTATGTCAACGGCCGAATTGTCGATGAGAAATTGACTGGTCCAGTATTCGAGTGCAACCCCCATTGTAAGTGTGGACCAAATTGCGGGAATAGATTAGTTCAGAATGGGCCACTAAATTGCTTGATTGTAAAAGAGGTTGCCAACAAGGGTTTCGGTTTCTTCACGACTAGATTAATCAAAAAGGGTCAATTTATCTGCGAATACGCTGGGGAAGTTATCGGTCTGCAGGAGGCGCGGCGCAGAATCGAAGTCAATAAAAGGCATAATATGATGAATTATGTTCTTGTGGTGAAGGAACACTTTGGTGAGCGTGTTATCGTCACTTGTATAGATCCAAAACGCTTCGGTAACATTGGACGTTACGCCAATCATAGCTGCGACCCCACGTCTATCCTTGTCCCGGTCAGAGTAGAGGGAATCGTGCCTCGGTTAAGCTTGTTTGCATCTAGAGATATAGAAAACGGTGAAGAAGTGACTTTTGATTATGCCGGTGGTGCAATGGTCAATTCCGTCCATTTTCTCAGTGATACTCCTTGTCATTGTGGTTCTAACAATTGTTTCCGTTATTTACCACACAatcagatttaa
- the Cchl gene encoding holocytochrome c-type synthase, whose product MGNALTTASVSAADVIVPVSQQIVKPESHRTKEYRGEPPPECPMHTSGQLNTINYVSECPIDKMDESEINPLNMMPPANQQPAPDQPFPLPTDRQVSTIPKASGQEGDFWVYPSQQMFWNAMLRKGWRWKNDDISTKDMDDIIKIHNANNEQAWQEVLKWEALHARECGNPKLRSFGGKASKYSPRARIRHWMGYELPFDRHDWIIDRCGKNVRYIIDYYDGGKVDEKYTFALLDVRPAMDSWENIWDRMKVAWWRWRYQPDSESSVTH is encoded by the exons ATGGGTAACGCTCTTACCACGGCATCTGTGTCAGCTGCTGATGTGATAGTACCGGTATCTCAACAAATTGTTAAGCCAGAATCTCATAGGACGAAGGAATATCGCGGTGAACCACCACCGGAATGTCCCATGCACACATCAGGTCAATTAAACACTATCAATTATGTCAGCGAATGCCCGATAGACAAAATGGATGAAAGTGAAATAAATCCATTAAACATG ATGCCACCGGCGAATCAGCAACCTGCTCCAGACCAACCGTTTCCTTTGCCAACTGATAGACAGGTTTCGACAATACCTAAAGCAAGTGGACAGGAGGGAGACTTTTGGGTATATCCCTCTCAACAAATGTTTTGGAATGCCATGTTAAGGAAGGGATGGCGATGGAAGAACGATGATATATCTACAAAAGATAtggatgatataataaaaattcacaatGCCAACAATGAACAGGCATGGCAGGAGGTTCTTAAATGGGAAGCTCTTCACGCGCGAGAGTGTGGGAATCCAAAACTGCGTAGTTTCGGGGGAAAAGCGTCAAAATATTCTCCGCGTGCGCGTATTCGTCATTGGATGGG ATATGAATTGCCGTTCGATCGACATGACTGGATTATAGATCGTTGCGGCAAAAATGTAAGATATATTATCGACTATTACGATGGTGGTAAGGTTGACGAAAAGTACACGTTTGCGTTACTCGATGTGAGACCTGCAATGGATTCGTGGGAGAATATCTGGGATCGAATGAAAGTGGCGTGGTGGCGATGGAGGTATCAGCCCGACAGTGAATCTAGTGTcacacattaa